A section of the Malus sylvestris chromosome 17, drMalSylv7.2, whole genome shotgun sequence genome encodes:
- the LOC126611650 gene encoding histone acetyltransferase HAC1-like, with amino-acid sequence MFTHLGETISPMKEDFIMVHLQYACSHCCILMVSGNRWSCTQCRNFQLCNKCYEAEQKREERDRHPINQREKHELRPFQIADVPMETKDRDEILESEFFDTRQAFLSLCQGNHYQYDTLRRAKHSSIMVLYHLHNPPAPAFVTTCNICHLNIETGQGWRCEVCPEYDVCNNCYQKEGGVDHHHKLTNHPSITDRDAQNKEARQIRVVQLRKMLDLLVHASQCRSAQCQYPNCRKVKGLFRHGIHCKVRASGGCVLCKKMWYLLQLHARACKVSECHVPRCRDLKEHLRRLQQQSDSRRRAAVMEMMSQRAAELHNSSG; translated from the exons ATGTTCACCCATCTTGGAGAAACCATTTCGCCAATGAAGGAGGATTTCATCATGGTTCATTTGCAGTACGCATGCTCCCACTGTTGTATACTAATGGTATCAGGAAACCGTTGGTCCTGCACTCAATGCAGAAATTTTCAGCTTTGTAATAA GTGTTATGAAGCAGAGCAAAAACGGGAAGAAAGAGACAGGCACCCTATCAATCAGAGGGAAAAGCATGAATTGCGTCCT TTTCAAATTGCTGATGTACCTATGGAGACAAAGGACAGAGATGAAATCCTTGAGAGTGAATTCTTTGACACTAGACAGGCATTTCTCAGTCTTTGTCAAGGGAATCATTATCAGTATGATACTTTACGGCGGGCTAAACACTCCTCTATCATGGTCCTTTACCATCTTCATAACCCACCTGCTCCTGCGTTTGTGACAACATGCAATATATGTCATCTCAACATTGAAACAGGGCAAGGTTGGCGTTGTGAAGTTTGCCCTGAATACGATGTATGCAATAACTGTTATCAGAAGGAAGGCGGTGTAGATCATCATCATAAGTTGACAAATCATCCATCCATCACTGATCGCGatgcacaaaacaaagaagCTAGACAAATCCGAGTTGTACAG CTTCGGAAAATGCTTGACCTTCTGGTGCATGCATCACAATGTCGTTCTGCACAATGTCAATACCCCAATTGCCGTAAGGTGAAGGGGCTTTTCCGCcatggaattcattgcaaagtCCGTGCATCTGGAGGATGTGTTCTCTGCAAGaaaatgtggtatcttcttcAACTTCATGCTCGAGCTTGCAAAGTATCCGAGTGCCATGTGCCGCGTTGCAG AGATTTAAAGGAGCATTTGAGGAGACTACAGCAGCAGTCTGATTCAAGAAGAAGAGCTGCTGTGATGGAGATGATGAGCCAGAGGGCTGCCGAGCTACACAACAGTTCTGGGTGA
- the LOC126611825 gene encoding protein DNA-DAMAGE INDUCIBLE 1-like, whose translation MASVSSSSSPLAITGTAFGNMVVHEEVLQGTYMVENVKALLEVEVENVKALLKVETWVLLQRQQLLYNGREMRNFEMLSTLDVRDEDFIMIVSNATSSAPINWFCHHTSS comes from the exons ATGGCGTCAGTATCAAGCTCATCCTCACCACTTGCCATTACTG GGACTGCTTTTGGGAACATGGTGGTGCATGAGGAAGTTCTTCAG gGCACTTATATG GTTGAGAATGTGAAAGCTCTGCTGGAGGTGGAG gTTGAGAATGTGAAAGCTCTGCTGAAGGTGGAG ACATGGGTGCTGCTTCAGCGGCAACAGCTGCTATATAATGGTAGGGAGATGAGGAATTTTGAGATGCTGAGTACTCTTGATGTCAGAGATGAAGACTTTATAATGATCGTATCCAATGCCACCTCGAG TGCACCCATCAATTGGTTTTGCCATCATACATCATCGTGA